The stretch of DNA ATTTATTCAACAATGTAGTTGACCCGCGCAATACCCAACGTGCTAATCCTCTCCAATGATCACCCTCGCGGTAAACGACGCACTGACATCATGCTCATTCCCCAGTTGAGCTAATCATCGGCTTGTCGTCCGGTATAATGGATGTACCAAGTTGTCAATTGCTTGAACGAGCTAGCTGTTAACTGTTGGTCTATTACTAGTTGGCAACTTGATTAGTAGTTGAGTTTTGACATTCCGGGCGTGTGTTAGTTGCGGCCCATCCATGAGTGTACATGCTCATCCAGGAAAACGTGTGCAGTCCATCGGCAGTTTCCCATTCTCCaggctaaatactactactaccaccaccaccaccaccatcaccaccaccaccagtaaTACTAATCTAATTCGCTTCAATAATCACCCTTGCAGTACACGATGCAATAACAAAACATTCCCCGATTAGTCATGGCCTTGTCGCCCAGTCTAATGCGCTGGACCAGCGGCTGCTCAACTAACATCACGGTAAGAATGTCAACTGCTTGAGCTGTATCTCCATTGTGCTCCCCACGTTCGCTTCCCACTTGCCACTTCCGGCAACATTCCTCCCACGTTTGTCATCCAGAGATCAGGCTCTCCCCCTTGGAGCTAGCTTGCTATAAGTTGCAGGCAGAGCAGCGTGTATTCTCATCAGTCCATCACAACAAACACTAGGAACAGCCCCCCGAGCTAGCGACTACCATGGCCAAGCTCGCCGCCATCCTGATTCTCATCGCGCTGCTCGGCTGCATGGCGCGTACCTGCCAAGCAGAGTACGGGAATCCCACCCCTGTTCCGTCCGTACCGAGCATAACTAGTCCCCCGCCGCCATACACCCCGACTACACCTAGTCCTCCTCCACCATACACCCCGAGTACACCTAGTCCTCCACCGCCCACCCCAGCTACCCCAAGTCCTCCACCACCATACACCCCGACTACACCTAGTCCTCCACCGCCCACCCCAACTACCCCAAGTCCTCCGCCGCCATACACCCCGAGCACACCTAGCCCTCCACCGCCCGCCCCAGCTACCCCAACTCCTCCGCCGCCGTACACCCCGAGCACACCCATCAAAGGACTCGCGGTCGACTACTACAAGAAGTCATGCCCTCGCGTGGAAGACATTGTGAGAGAAGTTGTGCGTGATGCCAGCGCCGGTATCAAGGCTGGACTCATCCGTCTCTTCTTCCATGACTGCTTCGTCAGGGTAAGATTTTTTAACACTAGAACCTTCACATATATAAATGTTTGTTGTGTCATGAAATATATGTAGGCTGATGTCCGTGTGGTGTTTAATGGTTTATTTGTAGGGTTGTGATGCCTCCGTGCTTCTAGATCAAGTGGACCCCAACAGCCCACCAGAGAAGTTGGGCGTCCCGAACCTGAGCCTGCGTGGCTTCGAGGTGATCGATGCCGCCAAGGCTAGAATCGAGAAGGAGTGTGGGAGCGACGTCGTCTCGTGCGCTGATGTCCTGGCCTTCGCTGGGCGTGATGCCACCTACTTCCTTAGCAACAAGAAGGTCTACTTCAACATGACAGCTGGCCGTTATGATGGACTTGTTTCCTTCATGAATGAGACACTCCCCAACCTGCCACCACCCTTCGGCACCGTGGACCAGCTCAAGGCCAACTTCGCCTCCAAGGGGCTGACTGCCGACGAGATGGTCACCCTATCTGGTGCACACACCGTCGGAATCTCGCATTGCTCGTCCTTCAACTCATCCTTCTCCGACCGCCTCAACCCAAGCACCTCCGACATGGACCCCACGCTAATGAGCTCTCTCCGGGAGCAATGCAAGTCAGACAATGGGACTGACAACACGGTGGTGCAGGACATCGAGACCCCTAACAAGGTCGACAACAAGTACTATAAGAATGTGCTTAGCCACAAGGTGCTCTTTGATTCAGATGCCGCGCTCATGACGGCAGATGATACAAGTGCAGCGGTGCGTGCCAATGCCAAGGACAACGATGTGTGGGAGGAGAAGTTCAAGGCAGCCATGGTAAGGATGGGCGCTATCGAAGTCAAGACTAGGGACGATTTTTTCAATGGTGCCGCTGTTGAGATCAGGAGGAATTGTCGCATTGTCAACTCATACTAAACTTGTTGATCTTATCACATCATCGCTAGTTTTTCAACCAGTAGATTGAGAATAAGCTCGTGCTTTCTCGGGTTTCCATTGATGTTTATTTTGATTACCTTTGTATTGTTGTTATTTTTTCCTCCTGTTGTATTTATTATTTCATTTTATTGCGTTGTGGCATTTTGTTTTTCAACTTCGCCTTATGAAAGTTGCTTGTACAAGAATTTGCTCCTGTTATTCTTTGTTACTTATATTAACATCGTAATTCTCTTACTGTGTTCCTAGGTGTTTCTATTGTTTCCAAATAAAACTATCATTTGATCAACCTATTCTTTTAATTATTTAAGGGCTTCTTCGCTTATTAAATTCGTAATTGCTATAACTAAATAGTTGATTCTTGCTAAGCAATTTTGTCCGCATACCAGCACAATATGCAGACCATGCATGGAAAAAGCCCACCACAACATGCAACCATCCATTTAAAGAAGCCTTTTCTTCTCAATTTTTTTAAAACAAGCATTTCGTACTATTGTGCTAATCATATTCAAAACTTTTTTACAACTATATAATAATCAAGTATAATAAATCATATGTATTTTTGTTTCATTtctcatattattaatctacatatTCATGTTCCACAAACCAACTCCCAATGAAGTAAATTGCAACCAATTCTTGCATTAATGCATGGGGCATTATCTCGCATAACTAAGTAGGTGATCTCCACTAATCTATTTCTCTCAAGATACAAATATGCCACCTATGCGGAGATGCCATATAAACATGCAAATATGTATTTGAAAAGGCTCATCTATTTTCCATCCTATCATGCTTCTATATTCAGTAAGTATTTTACAACTATAAAGTGATCAAATACAATAAATTATCtcatactagcacaaatgcccgtgcgttgcaacggaagaaaacgCTGGTTCCTATGAATCTGCCAGACCAAGGAACCATGTCGTTGGACAACGCTCGAGAAATTGGTTCATTTGATTAGCATATGGGGTATGATTTCAAGTAAATTGATCTGTCTAAACAACCATCTCTTGATTGTTAGTTCATTCTTTAGGTTATTTGTTCATTCTTGAACTTCAATAAATATGAAGTAATAGCAGCAAGCAAACTAACCTAGAATAATAATTGCAGCAGCAAGCAAACGAATCGAGAGGAATAATAGTTACAACAAGCATAATCCGTtcattttaaaaaaattgtttagCTGGCATCACAACGTATTTGTTTATCAATAATCTAGTGCTATGTAATATATACCATAAGCACGTGAGTATTTTTTGCAGAAATTTTGTAAACTTACTTAAAGGTTCGTTTTCAAGTTCTGCATAATTTGGCTCCATGCCGAGAGTCAAAAATCGTTTACATGAAAGATGAACCATGTATAAGTTGCATCCACACTATTTATAGAAACATGTGACAACAACCTTGCAATGGAggcagcccgtgcgttgcaacgggagagaaaaaaaTCTATGGCGCGGTGATGCATATAGTAAATTCCCGTTGGCGTGGCGGGGGCTCTGGTTGTATGGCATTGAGTGCAATAGCAATGCCTATCCAGAAATACCATCACTAAGTTCAAATTATTAATGTTCGAACAGACCTCATGTGTGTCCTTTGTCAggtttttcaatgtgtccaaaactTTCAAACTGATGTCCAGATACATAAACATTGGCTGAGCCTGCTCTGCCTCCTGAAGATGTGTGTCATACTGTCTTCTCTCTTCTCCTTTATAGCTTTTTTGGGTTGTCCTTATATAAATTAAAATCCCACAAAATAAGCAAGGCATACCTGCAATAGAACTCCTTTTCAACATGGAATTTTACAAATAGAAACATGCAGCTGATAAACATGTGTGGCAGTAGGAGTATTCAATAGTAGCGTGAAGGATTTGTAACACTACTCTTTCATGTCAAAAGGACTGCAACTGCATGAAGACTTGCTTTCACTTGGGAAACCAAGCTAAGTAGCGGTCCAGAGAGACAGTATAAGTACATCGCATCAGATAAACACCACGAGCACCACATGGTTCAAGAAGAATGATATGATGCAAGTCTTTAACATCCTAGCAcatatgcctgtgcgttgcaacggagaAAATAAATGTGTCCGGCAAAATGCCTATCGGTGGCTTGACAACATCCTTGGAGGCAGGTAGGTGCATGCCGAGGTCTAGAAGAAATACATATCATGCTTTAGTCTCCATTAACCATGGTGAATGGATGTGGTGCCCACTGAATGATTAGGAATGTTGCATGGTCATTTTTTAATCCTTGCATGCAAAATTTAGTGCATCTTATAATCTAAACAGATGAGTGAAAGAAATGAAAGTAGGAGTTACGAAACAAAAAGGATAATGAGATAGAGTAAACAAACCGGAATGAGGAAGAGTATGCATGTATCATACCCCACACTTATGTTGTACTCCTTAGGAATGCATTCTGAATGACTTGTGTTAAGAAGCACTGCCATGCTTGAAAGCTTATCCATTCGTCTCCCCTCGACTGCTAGCGCTCCATCTATCATGTCCTCATTTGACCATATTGTATCAGATTgacaaaaactactccctccgtccaggtgcatagGGCGCTTAAGGAAAAGCTCTGTGATTTAGGCAGGGTGAGATTGGAGGAGAGCGCGTACAGGTTTCCCTCAAAAACGAAACTGAATTTGGAAATTAATCCCGTCATTAGTGCTGGCCGTTTCAGCTAACCCATCCAAAGGAAATATCCACGTCACACGGCCCACCCGTGGAATTCGCTCGCCTAATCAGCGCCTGGCTACCGTGTATGCATTGGCTCTTTCCTTCTCTCACGGATCGAAAGAACGAGGCGATTTAAATAAACAAGGAGCATTTAATTGAATTGCGTCTAACACTTTTGGAATTTTAGGATTCTCTTAGGCGCCCTATACACCTGGACGAAGGGAGTACCTTTTTGTTTCCTTTGCCCTCTCCTAGCACTCCTGACTCTCCAACGCCTGCTCTCCTCTTCTACTCGGTCGGCTCATCCGACCTGAGTGCTAACCAATCCCCACAATCACCCGCATCGATCCCATAGTCTCCCTCCAGCACCCCCCCACGCTGGCCTCAACCCTCACTTTCCTCCACACCGAAGGTGACCGCCGTCACCGGGAAGCCAAGCAGATGAGCACGCCCCCTCCCTGCCTGTTCTTTCCTCCCCCTTCTCCTTACTCCTTCTCACTTTTCTCTCAGCAGGAGCCCGTCGCCATGGACACCTCTGCCTCATGGTACCCACCAGATCTGGTTCTCTAGGGCGAGATCCGCCCGTTCCCGGCCTCCACTCACCCGCTCGCCAACCGCCGGAGTACCAAGTCCCACCGGCGCCGTGACCCACCACTAGGAGCTCGTGTTCACGCCGCGATGACTGCCTCCTCCGTTTTATGAGACCTTGGGCATTGTTTTTGCCACCGTTCCCTTCTTTCGTCGATTCATGTACGCCTCATCCTCCTGACCTCTGTTTGCGGATTAGTTTGGTTGCTTGTTGAAATCATTAGTTTGTACCTATATGAACTGGTTAGATTGAGCGTAAATTCACGATGTGGGATTATTGCTGGTCGAACCATACGGggaaagatcaagacgaagggatgAAAAAAAGTCACGTTTGTTTCTGTTACCCATCTTTTTTATGCTCCCAGGAACAGACCCATTAGCCCTCGATGTGGCCCAGGGAGTTTGGCAGGGAAGGGAGCAGGTGCGATCGTTCGATGTTCGATGCACCCGACGTGGTTCCTctaattagtaccacctcgtgtatatgttttaaattcacactgaaagcgtaaattcacaggAAGAAAgcctattgtgacggtgaacccaaggagtcaatccgtgctttattattagggatagatagATTATTAATCAAGATATTAAGGTTTCATATATAATCAAATATCATTCAAATAAATTAAAACCAATTCTTGAAGTAGCGTCTGGGGTATCATCTTGTTCCTTTTGAATTTCAGTAACTTTTTAGTTGTGTTTTGGTTACTTTGTGTGAAGTTTTATGTACATATTGAGAAGTTGCAACTACTTTTCTTTATTTTTAGTTTGACATGCGTTACATTTGCAATATTTTATTTGTTTGTTTGGACTTTATTTCACTGCAATTGCACTTATTTTGTTTGCACATATGGCTGAAAATTCTGGAATTTGCAGCCGCACGCACTCTACACACTACGGGGTCGGGAGGGAAACGGGATCATGAGGGATGGGGCTGCTATAGCCGACAACATGGTACACTAAGGGTCTGTTCTTTCATCGGCTTAAAAGTTAAGCCGTCTCCTCCATCCGTTGGTGCCTCCATAGCCTAATCTAGTCATGGGGAAGCCTAAAAGAATGGGAGTACCTCAGAATGGGACGACTTATTTTTTAAGTCACCGAAAGAACTGGGCCTAAGACGGGAGAGGTGAGCCTAAAGCTCACGTTTGTGCTACTAGGGTTCGATGGTCAGGTGAGCGAGAAAATGATGCAAGGCCTTTAATGCTACACGGTAAGGATGATGATCAGCTGGACAAGAACCAGTGTACGTGAGGAATCGCCACAAACTATCGACAAGGGCAGTGTCACGACATGACGGCCAAGGACAATGGTGTTGCAGCCTCTATGTTTTCTACATGTCTACGCATACGATTGCGAGTGATGGCTAGACCTGGTCTCATTCTGACCAGATTATCGTTACAGAAGTAGGAGTAAAATACACCAAAACAGAATACACAGAACACCCACATAATGAGCGGGTCCATATACACTATTTCTATGTTGAGTCTATATACACATATTGACATATAGACTATCAAATAGATTTGACAGTTTAACTAATAAAGAAAaagaaatgcaaaaaaaaaaagccTTGGGAAGGGGAACCTAGTCTTACCCATGCAAAGTGCAATACAGAGAGATTGGTTCGAACTCAGGTCCTCTTGGCATAAGTGGGGAAGACTTCCCCACAGCGCCATGCCCGCTCTCACTAATCCTACACAATCATCTTCAATAATCTCCCTCGCAGTACGTGATACAGTATCCAAACATCTCATGCTCATTCCCTTGTTCTTCTgagttcttttattttattttgagtcTCACTTGCGAAATTAATTGTCCTTTTAAAACAGGGAACCTATTTCTATGACTAGAACCAGGAAGGAAAACCAATATGCGTGCCAGAGTGCATGCAACTTCCACTTGATCTCGAGGAGACCATATGCATGGCTTCCTTGAACGAGTTGAGGTACCACCGAAATACACGGCACACCTCTCTTTTCTATATCGTGAAGTCCCAGGTCCTTCAATCTTACGGTAATGATGAAACGCCACCCACTCTCTATGTTGCTCCCTCTTTGAAAAACGGCACAGGGATTTACGAGACCCACTGCCACTGACGATCAAAAATAGGCAATAGTTACTGGTTCTCAGGAATCACAATTAGTTAACCGCGGAAGGGGATGCCGTCTAGTGCGTGCTGCCATGCAAAATTGGGAGACAAAAGAAGATACTTGTCGCAATCACTTCCGTAGCGACAGATGGCTGTCTTATACTACTCGACAAAACAGCAAACTTGTCCTACTTCTACAAGGAGCTTCGAGTATTTTTACTCGCCAAAACACCAAAGATAGACTACGGACAATAATAGATGGAAAAACTAAACATGATTCTCGATTGATTTCTAGTGTCTCTGCCAACAAGTTTTGCTCGCCGATGAGTAGGTGAAACAATGCACGGCTAGTGACTGtttcactacaaaaatatgacactGTATGATGTTTCAGTTTCATTGCAATAGTAGAGAAATACATCATCTTACTGCAATTTACGAACGTTTACACGATGGAAACATGTTCTTCACCTATTTCACGTAATATTACATGTTTAGTGAATTTTCTGTTCTTTTTGGTCGTAATTTTTCTGCTGCAATCACTATGTAAGAAACTAACAAAGAAGACACCATGTTTGGAGGCACTGATTTAAAACATGTCTCTAACGACATATCAGAGACGTGTTTACAGCAGACGAGTCTCTAATGTATTTATCAGGTCTTCAATATAGTCAAATTGTGATGCAGGCGCGGCTCAGCAAGACGAATCGACAATAACCAGACTGATAAATCGGAGACTCCGATTATATACTACGCGTGTCTCCTTATTCTTGATCCGGACCTGAGTTTTTTTTATAGAATCCTGTTAACTCGGCTCGCGTCCATTCCCCTTCCTCCTCGGCTCCTCCCTTATCTACTCTCTGTCCCTCAGGCTGCCACCGTTTCAGTTACAATATTATTTGTTGATTGGCATTTTAAAATACTGTAGAGCCAGAATCTGTACATCAGTACAGGGAAAGTGGATAAAGCTCTAAATTTGGTTAAGGATTATGGGCCTTACACATTTTTGAACTTGGTTTCCTTGCTGTCAGTTTCAGTGTAGTTCAGCTCTAAATCTGTTACACTTAGGCCTAACTAGTCCGTATCACTATGGAGTTACAAATTTTCAGGAATTTCTCATCAAGTTAAGAATGATCCAAGGTAGTTAAAGCCATTGTTTTGCCTTGTGAACTGAAATGTGAGGTTATAGCAAGCATgtctcactatatatagtttttttTGGAAAAAGAAATAATTTGTGAGGTATGCTCGTATAGTCGTATTCATTTCAAGCCTTGATGGTTCAGACCTTCATTGTCATCTAAAAATGCACTTGCACTGTTGTGCATgtgaggtgatacctggagagagtgttgtacctcaGCATAAGCATGTGGTTGTTGACTTCCTCTTTCGTATTCGTGTCCAGTGGGATAAGCGTGACAAAgttgctagaacgaagtggtggaagctcatggGGGAGGTAGCTCatgcgttcaaggagagggtcattaaggagggcctttgggaggaaggaggggatgcggacaatgtgtggatgaagatggcgactttcatttgtaaggtggcctcggaggagtttggagtgtctaggggaaggagaagcaaagataaggatacctggtggtggaatgatgatgtctagAAGGCgaataaagagaagaaagattgtttcagacgcctatacctaaataggagtgcagacaacatagagaagtacaagatggtgaagaaggccgcaaagcgacactactaggaaaaaggctactagcagcacgggtaaaatggctactagcagcgcgggtacccccgcgctactactaacgttgttagtagtagcgtgtgccacccacgctactgctattacgtacaagcgctactactaatgaaatagtagtagcgtgggtaagcaatcaacactactagtatccTATATACTAGTAGCGCTCAGTTTCCTccccatgctactactaacaatttaggaattaaaaaaataaaaattagatGTAGTATTCATGAATAGTAATACGTCCAATGCAAAACAAACGAATGTCACTGAACCATCTCAATATTCCATTTAACATGTCATAGAATCATCTCAAGATTCCATTTAACATCAGACACACACAACCATCATCATAAGGTGGGTACCTTCCCTAGTGGTCTACCACCAACCTAAAcagaccacttctctagatgtatctacCTAGGCTCAGAGTTTAGACGTCGGTGGACTCGAATCCTCCCTCCCTCGGACGGTGGCGTCAAGGTCCTCCACCTCGGCGACCTCCGGTGTCGAAGGACGATCATCTATGCGACGTGGCAACCAGGCTTCACGGCAAAGGCCGTCTCCGAGTGGTTGAAGAGCACAGCGTCAcccgatgacccataagtataggggatctatcgtagtgctttcgataagtaagagtatcgaacccaacaaggagcagaaggaaatgataagcggttttcagcaaggtattctctgcaagta from Triticum dicoccoides isolate Atlit2015 ecotype Zavitan chromosome 6A, WEW_v2.0, whole genome shotgun sequence encodes:
- the LOC119318368 gene encoding peroxidase 2-like, which codes for MAKLAAILILIALLGCMARTCQAEYGNPTPVPSVPSITSPPPPYTPTTPSPPPPYTPSTPSPPPPTPATPSPPPPYTPTTPSPPPPTPTTPSPPPPYTPSTPSPPPPAPATPTPPPPYTPSTPIKGLAVDYYKKSCPRVEDIVREVVRDASAGIKAGLIRLFFHDCFVRGCDASVLLDQVDPNSPPEKLGVPNLSLRGFEVIDAAKARIEKECGSDVVSCADVLAFAGRDATYFLSNKKVYFNMTAGRYDGLVSFMNETLPNLPPPFGTVDQLKANFASKGLTADEMVTLSGAHTVGISHCSSFNSSFSDRLNPSTSDMDPTLMSSLREQCKSDNGTDNTVVQDIETPNKVDNKYYKNVLSHKVLFDSDAALMTADDTSAAVRANAKDNDVWEEKFKAAMVRMGAIEVKTRDDFFNGAAVEIRRNCRIVNSY